gtagctggcatgcaccaccacacctagctaattttgtatttttagtagagacaggttttctccatgttggtcaggctgatctcgaactcccaatctcaggtgatctacctgtctcagcctcccaaagtgctgggattataggcatgagccaccacacctggactgtACTCTTTAACTATCTTACATATGTCAGTTATGAGCTTGATTTTTCAGCACCCTGGAATTCATTCACTCAGAAAGATAACATAGATATAACAGTCAAGATAATTTTCATGTTGAGGGTGAAATAAAGACTATCCAcaatattgtctttttatttttacttcattgcCACATTATATAAATGGGTGAGTAACAGTTATGCCTCTGAACTGTTTTTCACAGAACAGGAATGACCTGTtagcattttctttgcttttgagtAATGAAAGTGGTCAAGAGCTTGAACTGAGGAATTAGACAAACTTAGTCTCAGTGATGCTACTAGCTGGCTCTTTTTCTTTAGGCAAATTTCTTAatctctctaagcttcagttttgcCATAAAAGTGGAATAATAATACTTACCGTATAGAGCTAATATGAGGATAGAGATAACATGTTAACACAGTAACTCACATATAGAAGATGCTTGTTAAGAGTTAGTTAAAACAGATGTTTCTGTTGATGATGTTGTTATTGCTAttacaaatattattattatcattgaaCATGGTCATTTCATTTTTACAGTGGTCCCCTAAACCAAGGAAAAGTCATTGGGAAATAATCACAGGGAGTGTACTTATATAAATAATGGCCTTTGTTACATATTATACATTAATAAACTTTACTTTTTAGCATGTTTTGAGTCCCTTTAAACTAAAACttttagagaggaaaaaagatttttttatttttatttaaaaatttaaaaatttttatttaaaaaattctcttggaactggcatggtggctcacgcctgtaatccccaacattttgggaggttgtgtgcagcaggaggatcacataaacccaggagttcaagatcaacccagggaacatagtgaaaaccagtctctaccaaaaacaaacaaacaaacaagaaccaGCTTAAAAGAttagctggccaggtgcagtggctcatgcctgtaatcccaacactttgggaagctgaggcaggtggatcacctgaggtcgggagttcgagaccagcctgaccaacatgatgaaacccgtactctaaataaataaaaaagaaaaagaaaaaaaaaaggattagctgggtgtggtggcacaccctcTATAGTACtggctacttaagaggctgaaacaggagaatcacttgagcccaggagtttgaggttacagtgaactatgatcacatgctgcactccagcctgggcaacagagtgagaccctgtctcaaaaagggaaaaaaaaaaatccttctatcTTATATCTTTGAATTGCAAAAACCTGTattttagaatcagttatttTAGACATTAGTCCAATACAGAAAGCAAGGTTCTCTGCAGCAGACCATTCTGAGGTTGTAGGGGTAttgttggaaaaaaatataattaggatttattataaattcttgtatttctttgtttttttgtcagTGAAGCCATCACCCCTGATTGTTGCTTTAGGCCATCAATTGAGGTGCACCGCAAGGGGTAAATTGTTCTACACATTAGTAAAGTGGGTAAGCAAATTGTTGAGCACACCTAATTTGTTTCCTAGAGAAAGTGGCTAACGTacaattttgaaaatggaaatattcaTAAATTGGGTGACTATGGTGGAATAGATCCGTTGTGAAATAACCACTACCTTTAAGAATTCTGTACTCATTAGTAAGACTGACAAAAAAACAGTTCTGTGACTGAGGTAAACACAAGGTTGTAGCAGCCCAGCCTTTCCTCAGGCTTGGGGAAGATGTGACAGACAGGAGAGAAGAGTCAGAAGACTTCATGATATTGATATCTATTCTGGGCCTTGAAGATGAAGTGGGAGTTGGTTATGTAGATGAGGAAGGAGGGAACGAGGGTAAATTATTCCAGGTTGACAGAGCAACACGTTTGAGGAACTATAAGATAGGGGAATAGGATGATAATACTGGGCATTAGAGAAGAATGAGATTTTTCTAGACGTAACTTTTTTGCACTATATAGCCTATCAGTTAGAAGGTCTGTCTTATGAAGAAACTAGTCAGTTCAGAGGAGGAAAGTGATAGAAGTAGTATTcattaaactaaatattttattctattgacTTGGTCAGTCAGTTTCAGTAAACACTCTTGAACCTGATGATCTATTTGGGcatcaatttgtttttatttttactttgtaacttggaaaaattttttcaaaatctttacATGGTTCTCAATACTGGTTTCACAATATAATCACATGaggaaattttgtaaaaataataatgtggaTTTGCTATAAAATATCCCAATGGGAACTTTTTTAATCTTAGGGGTGGGGAAATAGATGATAATAAGATTTGCAAAATATTGCTCATCATTGACACTTGGCAATATATTTCCATtatgtttgtatatgtttaaGCATTCATATAattcaaagtttaaaaagtaaaattagaagaTTTTTCCAACAGCCACCAAAAAATACCCACACTTGGGCCCCATCCTAAATCAATTAGATCAAAATGCCTTGGAGTTTAGGAccctggcgtgtgtgtgtgtgtgtgtgtgtgtgtgtgtattttttttttttaagttcagcaTCTTTATAGTGTTTAGCCATGGTTGAAAACTTTTACTTTATAAGATGGACAAACAGGGATTATTACTCTcaattacaggagaaaaacagaagGGATATGTGTTCTGTTAAAAGGCCACACAGATATTAAAGAACATAGTCATTACATTATCAGCCTCACATTTTGATATTCCTTTTATTTCACTGCTCGGCTTCTCTGTTGCCTGCTATCAAAGGAATTATTTTCTTGCTAGTTAGTGTCACATGGTATCTTCAGAACTATACTATATTGAACATATCTTAGTCCCTAAAACTCTGTTCTGGAGCCTCCGTAGTTCCTGTTCTTCCTCAGACTGGCATTGAGTGTTGAGTGCAAGCAACAAAGTTTGCTAAATTGGTCTTATCCGTGAGTGGGTGCTTGTAGTTCaacctgccatttttttttttttttggcccgtAAGAAAGCAAGCAGTGTAAGTGCctctaaagaagaaaagatgctGATACATTTCTTATGCCCTCTGTGCTACGGCAGTAAATCTACATGCAAATTAAAGATTTTGGTGATAAATGAGAACACCCATTATGATTGCAGTCTCTTCTTAACTTTCCTGTGTATTGTTAATTCATAACATAGTTTGAATGGACTTACTATTATTGATTCCTACAAGGGAAATATGGTTATCAGATGCTTGCTTTCTCATAGAATAAAAAGACCTTGTAGGATATAAACTGTGAGAATGACAGTTAAATTGATAATGGTGAAGGTTAATGCTTGCTTGCTGCATTGATGTTGGAGGTCCCAATCATTTACCACTGTGCTCTTATAATACATGCAGTACATCTTCATTAGGAAGGCATGTAGCAATCAGTTTCAGGTTTCTGGATGAGCCTGTGGCCAGGCCATAATTAACCTTTTGAACTTGGAATTGTAGCAGAATGTACTATTGGCTTAGGTTATCAATTATGGTTAGAGTCGATTGATATTCAAAGAAGGCTTATTAGTGATAGATACTATAATTTACTCATCTTCCCATTATGTGCTTAACAAATAGAAATGGCataacaaataattttgtttttttcttttggaaagagaTTTTTTGCCAGACAGTACTATAAACAACAGCTgttctttgggttttttcttgGGGTAGAGGGAAGGTCTCAATTTTCAGTATTGTTTTCAGTTTACTAATAATGAAGCAGTCCAACTAATAAGGGGACTTTTAGAATTACGTATGTCAGATTATACTAGAAAAAATGCATagcatgctttaaaaataatttttaaaaattaaactgaaataatgtatgtatgtacgtatgtatttagagacaaggtctcactgtgtcacccaggctggagtgcaatggtacaaacataactcactgcagcctcaaactcctgggttcaagcaattctcctaccttaccctcccaagcagctgggaccacaggcatgcactaccatgccatgctgatttttttatattttgtaaagatggagacTCCCTgatgtccaggctagtctcaaactcctgggctcaaatgatccacctagcTCTGCTTcctaaaatgttggaattacatgcatgagccaccacctccgGACGTTAaaatttttgtgtcttctttttctaTGCAGTATTTCACTCAAATAAAATAGTATCTATCAGAAAAATGAGTGATAGAGTTTTGCTTACTTTGGAAAAACTTAATAGAACATTTGTTAATTAGGTAAAACTGAAAATATGAATTGCCAATCTAAATGAAGGGAAATTTACCGTTTTTATGAATTTCAAATTATCTATTATAGTTTAAAGATAACACCCAAATGAAGCAGCTATTTGTTTTTAAGCTACAGTTGTTTATTCTGTTAACTTATCCTATTAgttttagaaataatgttttattaaaatcaaatatgCCAAAAAAGGTCCCGCAGAGCTGAGCAGTCAAGATGTGTGACTTCACCGAAGACCAAACCTCAGAGTTCAAGGAGGCCTTCCAGCTGTTTGACCGAACAGGTGATGGCAAGATCCTGTACAGCCAGTGTGGGGACGTGATGAGGGCCCTGGGCCAGAACCCCACCAACGCCGAGGTGCTCAAGGTCCTGGGGAACCCGAAGAGTGATGAGATGAATGTGAAGGTGCTGGACTTTGAGCATTTTCTGCCCATGCTGCAGACAGTGGCCAAGAACAAGGACCAGGGCACCTATGAGGATTATGTCGAAGGACTTCAAGTTTTTGACAAGGAAGGAAATGGCACCGTCATGGGGGCTGAAATCCGGCATGTTCTTGTCACACTGGGTGAGAAGATGACAGAGGAAGAAGTAGAGATGCTGGTGGCAGGGCACGAGGACAGCAATGGTTGTATCAACTACGAAGAGCTCGTCCGCATGGTGCTGAATGGCTGAGGACCGTCCCAGTCTCCCCAGTGTCCGTGCCTTTCCCTGTGTGAATTTTGTATCTAGCCTGAGGCTCCCTAGGCTCTCTTGTCTCAGCACCTGTCCCGTCTTGTCTCTCTTGGATGATGTTTGCCGTCAGCATTCACCAAATAAAACTtgctctctggaaaaaaaaaaaaaaaaaatcaaatatgccTTAGAAgtcatttctagaaaaaaagttGCACTGAGGTTTTATTTATTGAAGTTTTATCTGTTGTAATTTGACGTGCATATTGTTTTGAAATGACAGTCATCCTTTGGTATCTGTGGAGGATTGGTTCCGAGACACCCCACAGATACCAAAACCCATGGATACCTTGGTCCCTTGTATAGAATGGTGTAGTATTTACATTTCACCAATGCACATCCTGTCACATACTTTATCTCTATTTTGTTATCTCTTTAAAAGGAGGCTTATCGACTGTCACCAGACTCATGAGAAAGGAAACACTGATTGATAGATCTGGGAAAGGAACAGCAGAACAAGTGATGATTTTGACTTAAATTCTCTTAAAGATTTCATGTAGCCAAAATAGTATTGTCTGTCTGTGATGACAAAGACCTGCTTGCAGCATAATATCCTTTGTTTCCATGGTATAATCTTACTTTCCTTTTAAGTATATGCCTTTTGTTGTTGGGACACAACCTGCCATTTTTATcctgtaaacatttattgaagagatataATTTGCAAGGAATAAAGCAAAGCTGTGGAAAAAATTTAGAGACAGCGCAAGAAACAAAGTAGGAAAATTCCAGGCCATCTTGGCTTTGTCAAGTATTAGCTCTATACCCACGAGCAAAGTTATTATGTAACTTGCCTGAGTCTTGGTTTCCCCTTTTAAACTTGGGGATAAAAATCCCTATTTCAAAATCATGTCTGGCATAGAGCAGATAGTTAATAAaagctggttttctttctttcttcctgcttccCCATATGGCATATGTACAGCATAATTGTAATCAAGGAACCCAACCAAACTGCAGGTGGTGTAAATAGTAGCTAAAAAAAATGGATtgcctttttgattttttttttagctagttgactgtgtatagaaatgctactgatttttatatgttgattgtgtatcctgcaactttactgaattcactgATGAGTTCTAaatgttttttggtagagtctttaggttttATCTGTATATAGGATCATGTTATctacaaacagggacaattttactttct
This Callithrix jacchus isolate 240 chromosome 2, calJac240_pri, whole genome shotgun sequence DNA region includes the following protein-coding sequences:
- the LOC100404236 gene encoding myosin light polypeptide 6; the protein is MCDFTEDQTSEFKEAFQLFDRTGDGKILYSQCGDVMRALGQNPTNAEVLKVLGNPKSDEMNVKVLDFEHFLPMLQTVAKNKDQGTYEDYVEGLQVFDKEGNGTVMGAEIRHVLVTLGEKMTEEEVEMLVAGHEDSNGCINYEELVRMVLNG